From Phenylobacterium montanum, the proteins below share one genomic window:
- a CDS encoding TonB-dependent receptor has translation MTKSCLLRGATPLATLLMLGVAHAAFAQTAAPASGSPAGADTVSEVVVTAQKRTERLQDVPVAVSALSGAQLSNQHVAKVDDITSFVPSLQATSPDGEGTPIFALRGVSMSDYSLSQDGPVATYFDETYASAFALLGIRMFDLQRVEVLKGPQGTLYGKNTTGGAINIISNKPTFTPSGDFSVGYGNYNHWQASGDVNGPLLGDKLAGRFAFTAEKANGWMSDALPGKPKLDALDGYAGRLSLLARPTSNSEFTLRIAGSWQNPINYGIKGEPLDSTGIGGPVYNLFGLQGYVPPANLGPDTVQNAETARRLAETWSASLHGDIQLPHHLALTTITAWDWGKLFIPEASDGAPNQALQISYFARARQFAQDLRLTSNFTGPFDFMLGAYFNREEIYNATMNTLYADIDVNGDGVINAQDCLAGFPVACRVGNSFTQIKTSTAVYTDMKYRLTDHITLRGGLRYTRDDGRLGGFESQFQDVQGNFLGYLVQPSDVAAEGANRFKRSNVSGKAGVDYKTSSGQLFYLSFSRGYRGDAFNAQGFFSPAEVTVAKPETLSDIEGGAKLQLFDRRMTLNLSAYHYDYQNMQFINVTPTLLQQLVNLPKATVDGGELELTARPTHALSLHLGLGVLSSEIQEGQLLGQDLKGHQLANAPKINTTIGADWTIADLSAGTLALHGDSVITSKQYFDVFNGEAQAQKAYGLVNGNLGFRSSDHRWGVSLWAKNLLDQHYYNSIIKVQSFNLNYMHVGTPRMFGANLDYSF, from the coding sequence GTGACCAAATCCTGCCTGCTGCGCGGCGCAACGCCGTTGGCGACGCTATTGATGCTGGGCGTCGCGCACGCCGCTTTCGCCCAGACCGCGGCGCCAGCGAGCGGATCGCCCGCGGGCGCCGACACTGTGAGCGAAGTCGTGGTCACCGCCCAGAAGCGGACCGAGCGGCTGCAGGACGTGCCGGTCGCGGTCTCGGCCCTGTCCGGCGCTCAGCTGAGCAACCAGCACGTCGCCAAGGTCGACGACATCACCTCGTTCGTCCCCTCGCTGCAGGCCACTTCGCCCGATGGCGAGGGCACGCCGATCTTCGCCCTGCGCGGGGTCTCGATGTCGGACTACAGCCTCAGCCAGGATGGCCCGGTCGCCACCTATTTCGACGAGACCTACGCCAGCGCCTTTGCCCTCCTCGGCATTCGCATGTTCGACCTGCAGCGGGTGGAGGTGCTGAAAGGGCCGCAAGGCACGCTCTACGGCAAGAACACAACGGGCGGCGCGATCAACATCATCTCCAACAAGCCGACCTTCACCCCCAGCGGCGACTTCAGCGTCGGCTATGGAAACTACAATCACTGGCAGGCATCGGGCGACGTCAACGGCCCGCTCCTGGGCGACAAGCTCGCCGGCCGCTTCGCCTTCACCGCCGAAAAGGCGAACGGGTGGATGAGCGACGCCCTGCCGGGCAAGCCGAAGCTCGATGCCCTCGACGGCTACGCCGGTCGCCTGAGCCTGCTGGCCCGGCCGACCAGCAATTCGGAGTTCACCTTGAGGATCGCGGGCAGCTGGCAGAACCCGATCAACTACGGGATCAAGGGCGAGCCGCTGGACTCAACCGGCATCGGCGGGCCGGTCTACAACCTGTTCGGCCTTCAGGGCTATGTTCCGCCCGCGAACCTGGGCCCCGATACGGTCCAGAACGCCGAGACCGCCCGACGGCTCGCCGAGACCTGGTCGGCCTCGCTGCACGGCGACATCCAGCTGCCGCATCACCTGGCCCTGACGACGATCACCGCGTGGGACTGGGGCAAGCTGTTCATACCGGAAGCCTCTGACGGCGCGCCCAACCAGGCCCTGCAGATCAGCTATTTCGCCCGCGCCCGGCAGTTCGCCCAGGACCTGCGGCTGACCTCGAACTTCACCGGGCCGTTCGACTTCATGCTCGGCGCCTATTTCAACCGCGAGGAAATCTACAACGCGACGATGAACACGCTCTACGCCGACATCGACGTCAACGGCGACGGGGTGATCAACGCCCAGGACTGCCTGGCCGGCTTCCCGGTCGCCTGCAGGGTCGGCAACAGCTTCACCCAGATCAAGACCAGCACCGCCGTCTATACGGACATGAAGTACAGGCTCACCGACCACATCACGTTGCGCGGCGGCCTGCGCTACACACGCGACGACGGCCGTCTGGGCGGCTTCGAGTCCCAGTTCCAGGACGTTCAGGGGAACTTCCTGGGCTATCTGGTCCAGCCCAGCGACGTTGCGGCGGAAGGCGCGAACCGCTTCAAGCGGAGCAATGTCTCGGGCAAGGCCGGCGTCGACTACAAGACCTCGAGCGGCCAGCTGTTTTATCTGAGTTTCAGCCGGGGCTATCGCGGCGACGCCTTCAACGCCCAGGGCTTCTTCTCCCCGGCGGAAGTCACTGTCGCCAAGCCGGAGACGCTCAGCGACATCGAAGGCGGCGCCAAGCTGCAGCTATTCGATCGGCGCATGACGCTGAACCTGTCGGCCTACCACTACGACTACCAGAATATGCAGTTCATCAACGTCACGCCGACTTTGCTGCAGCAATTGGTGAACCTGCCCAAGGCGACGGTCGATGGGGGCGAGCTCGAGTTGACCGCCCGCCCTACCCATGCGCTCAGCCTGCACCTCGGGCTGGGGGTGCTCAGCTCCGAAATCCAAGAGGGGCAGTTGCTGGGCCAGGACCTCAAGGGCCATCAACTGGCCAACGCGCCCAAGATCAACACGACGATCGGGGCCGACTGGACTATCGCCGACCTCAGCGCCGGCACGCTGGCCCTGCATGGCGATTCTGTGATCACCTCGAAGCAGTATTTTGACGTCTTCAACGGCGAGGCCCAGGCGCAGAAGGCCTATGGCCTGGTCAACGGCAATCTCGGTTTCAGGTCATCCGACCACCGTTGGGGCGTCAGCCTCTGGGCCAAGAACCTGCTGGACCAGCACTACTACAACTCGATCATCAAGGTTCAGTCGTTCAACCTGAACTACATGCACGTTGGCACGCCGCGCATGTTCGGCGCCAACCTCGACTACTCGTTCTGA